Proteins encoded within one genomic window of Verrucomicrobiota bacterium:
- a CDS encoding glycosyltransferase family 4 protein, whose translation MNRNRLVYIVNVDWFFISHRLPLACAALEDGWDVWIFTTDTGRVDELASRGFHIRKIPLGRAMQNPFLELYCFLSIFWGLLTLRPAVVHCVAFKAVVFGGLAARLCRIPRMILAVTGFGSTFLTTTWKTRLWRKAVFSLMQFICASPGAKVILQNRDDVAEFISAQIATPAQIALIRGSGVDIDEFIFSPEPDMAGGFVCTLPARLLRDKGIYEFVEAAKILRASGKIPGLKMVLAGGIDPHNRSSISGDELDEWVGSGLIEWIDHQKDMVRVYHQCHVVVLPSYREGLPKVLIEAGACGRVSVTTDVPGCREIISHGVNGLIVPAKDGSSIAQAIETLFSDAPFRLQMCRRAREMVVDGYDIRQVISKTLSLYR comes from the coding sequence ATGAACCGGAATCGACTGGTGTATATCGTCAATGTCGATTGGTTTTTTATCAGTCACAGGCTCCCGCTTGCTTGTGCGGCCTTGGAGGATGGGTGGGATGTCTGGATTTTTACCACGGACACTGGGCGTGTGGATGAGTTAGCCAGCCGGGGGTTCCATATAAGGAAAATCCCCTTGGGCCGGGCCATGCAAAATCCGTTCCTGGAGCTCTATTGTTTTTTATCGATTTTCTGGGGTTTACTCACACTCCGTCCGGCAGTGGTTCATTGTGTCGCATTTAAAGCGGTGGTTTTCGGGGGGTTGGCTGCACGGTTGTGCAGGATTCCCCGCATGATCTTGGCGGTAACCGGTTTTGGCAGTACATTCCTGACGACGACTTGGAAAACCAGACTCTGGCGTAAAGCTGTTTTTTCCCTGATGCAGTTTATTTGCGCTTCCCCGGGGGCAAAAGTCATCCTCCAGAACCGTGATGATGTGGCGGAATTCATCTCTGCACAAATCGCCACCCCCGCGCAAATTGCACTGATCAGAGGCTCGGGAGTGGATATTGATGAATTCATCTTTTCCCCGGAGCCTGACATGGCCGGGGGTTTTGTCTGCACCTTGCCGGCCCGCCTTCTCCGGGACAAGGGGATTTATGAATTTGTCGAGGCGGCAAAAATCCTCCGGGCCTCGGGCAAGATTCCGGGGTTAAAAATGGTTTTAGCCGGAGGGATCGACCCGCACAATCGTAGTTCGATCTCCGGAGATGAACTCGATGAATGGGTCGGCAGTGGCCTGATCGAATGGATAGATCACCAGAAGGATATGGTGAGAGTTTATCACCAGTGCCATGTGGTGGTGTTACCTTCTTACCGGGAAGGTTTACCGAAAGTCTTGATTGAAGCCGGTGCTTGTGGCCGTGTATCGGTTACTACCGATGTGCCCGGATGCCGGGAGATTATTTCCCACGGCGTCAATGGTTTGATTGTTCCCGCCAAAGATGGTTCCTCTATTGCTCAAGCCATTGAAACCCTTTTTTCTGATGCGCCATTCCGTTTACAGATGTGCCGGCGAGCCCGGGAAATGGTGGTCGACGGTTATGACATTCGTCAAGTAATCAGCAAAACCTTGTCACTCTACCGGTAA